One Brachyspira hampsonii genomic window, GCAAGCAATGTGATATTATTTTCCAAAGCATATACAAATTCTATATGTTCATTAGATTTATTTTCTATAATAGATTCAACAGAAAATTTTCCGTCATTGTTTATAATATATCTTTTTATTAAATGTACATCTTTACCATTAACTTTTGAAGTTTTTTCAAAAGATACTGTAGCATAGTCTTTATTAATAAGATTTTCCAAAACATCATAATGAAGATTATAAAAATCCGCATTCTCTTCATATTTTAACAATTGGAATTCTTCAGCAGAAGGCATTTTACTTAAGAAATGATCAACTCCGAATACTTTTTCATTTTTATCAAATACCAAATACTTAGCAATTTTCTCATCAACTTTTTTTGCTATTTCATGTATAGATACATGCTCATTATTATTTTGATTATTATTAGAATTTCTCACAGCAGCTATATGATAAGCCTCTTCTCTTCTTTTAAGACAATCTATTAAATTGATAGGATTTCCTTTTTTTAAATCCCATTCTATTAAAGATCCGCTTAAAGTATGGAAAACTAATCCGGCATTTTCACATGAAATCATAATCTCTTCTCTGCCGTCCATATCAAAATCTAAATTATGACTCAAAAAATATTTCCTTCCATAAATTTTTTCTAAAGATATAGAAGTAGCCTTAATTAAATTAGCATAAGTAGCATGTCTTAAATTATTTAAATAAAGTCCTCCAAATGTACCATGCCAATAAGGACAATTGCATTGACCTTTTAATAAATAACTTAAAGCCTCCTCTTTTTCTTTATAATTAGATTCTGTAATTTCTCCTATCATATTTGAAGTAAATATCATTCTTTTATTCATTCTATTACTTTCAGAATACTTACTAAAATAATTTCTCCAGAAACCGCCCCTCATAAATCTGCTTATAATCTCATTACCTTCAGCTTTTTTTAATTCTTCCTGTTTTAAATGAAACTCATCTTGTACTTTGGCAGGAAGAACCCAAGTAAGCATCTCCTCATAAGAACCTGTAGGTATATAAATTCTTGATGTAGGTGCATGACGCTCCATATATTCACTGTATGTAGTGGTGATTATTGTATCTTTTTCTTTTGTAAGAGCATCAAAAAACTTTTCAAGCCATTTATCTTCATATACCCATTTCTGAGTACCAGGCCAATCTCCGTATTTTTCTCCGTCATCATGAAGAACTACAACTCTGTCTCCTTCTTCTGTAGCTATTGACTTTAAATACTCAATAGACTTTTCAACATCTCTGAATGGTATTAAATAACGAAGTTCCTGTGATATTGGAAATATATTTAATTTATAATTCTCATTATCAGTTATAAAGTAGCCAAACATATTTTTAGTATCTATGCCTGTAGTTAAAAACTGAGAATCATCAAGCATTATATATTTTATTCCATTCATAGCTAAATTTTTAACTAATGTAGGCTCCCAAACTCTCTCAGCAATCCAAGCACCTTTTGGAGTAATACTAAAATTATCTTCTATATATTTATTTAATTTTTTTATTTGTATATCTTTATCTTTATCAGGTATTGAAGGCATTATAGGTTCATAAAAACCGCCGCTTTGAATTTCTATTCTTTTTTCTTCTGCAAGTTTTTTCAAAGCTTTAATATGCTCCGGATGATTCTTTTCAATCCATTCTAACAAACAGCCTGTATAATGAAAATTAAATTTTATATCTTTATATTTTTCTAATATATCTAAAAAAGGCTTATAAGCATTTTTATATGTATTCTCAAATACAAAGTCAAAATTTCCTACCGGCTGATGATTATGGTTGCCCAATATTAAATTAATAGTTTTCATGATAATGCCCTGCTTAATTGAAATTTATTACTTATAATTTCGTAATAATAGAAAAATTAATTAACATAATTCTATAATAAATATGGCTTTTTGTAAAGTATTTGTTTATATATAGTATTACTTTGAGCAGTATTGACTTTTTTCTTTTTTTATTTATCATATTAGATTATCAAAAAAACGCATTTTTAAAAAATTACATTTTTTGATAAAATTTTGATTTAAGGACTTTTTTAATTATGTGCGGAATAGTAGGATATATAGGCTACAATAACAAAGCATCAGATATACTAATGCATGGACTCACTTCTTTAGAATATAGAGGATATGATTCTGCTGGTATATCTATAGTTGATTCTAAAAATAATATTATCACATTCAAATCCGAAGGAAAACTTGAAAATTTAAAAAACATTTTAAAAAACCAAAAAAATATAGAGTCAAATATAGGTATAGGTCATACAAGATGGGCTACGCATGGAGCTCCTTCAGATATTAATGCACATCCGCATTTCACAGAAAGGCTCACATTGGTACATAATGGGATTATAGAAAACTATAAAGATATAAAAAATGATTTGATAAAAAAAGGATATAAATTTTTATCAGAAACAGATACTGAAGCTGCTGCCAATTTAATAGATTCATTATACGAAGGAGATCCTTTAAATGCTATAAAAAAGGCTTTAGATATCATAGAAGGCTCTTATGCATTCGCTATAATTTTTAAAGATGATGTAAATAAATTATATGCTGTTAGAAAATCTGCTCCTTTAATAGCGGCTTTAGGTGAAAATGAAAATTTTTTAGCTTCAGATATACCTGCAATATTAAAATATACTAATAAATATATTTTGATAGATGATGGGGATATAGCTGTTTTAGAAAAAAATAAAATAACTATATATGATAAGAACTTAAAAGAAAAAGATTATGAAATACTTGAGGCAAATTGGACTGTAGAACAGGCTGAAAAATGCGGATATGAACATTTTATGCTTAAAGAAATTAATGAACAGCCTAAAGCTCTTCTTGATACAATAGAACCTAGAATAGTGCATGGTATTCCCGATTTTAAGAGAGACGGAATTGAAGATGAAAGTTTTTGGACATTCTTTGACAGGGTCTATATAATAGGCTGCGGTACAGCAATGCATGCTGCCATGATAGGAAAAAGACTTATAGAAGATAATTGCCGAATACCTGTAGAATGTGAAATAGCCTCTGAGTTTAGATATAAAAATCCTATACTTACAGAAAAAACTCTCTCAATATTCATATCGCAATCCGGAGAAACTGCTGATACTTTAGCTGCTTTAAATTTAGTTAAAGAAAAAGGATATAAAACTTTAGCTATAGTGAATGTTCATAGTTCCTCTATAGCTAGAAATGCTGATTATGTTATATATACTTATGCAGGACCTGAAATATCTGTGGCTTCTACAAAAGCATATTCTGTACAGATGGCTATAATGTATTTGATAACTTTTAAAATAATATCAGCAAGAAGAATTAAAGATAATGATTATATAAAAACTCTTATAAAAAATTTACTTAACACTATTGATTCTGTGAATAAAGTTCTTACTATGAATGATGAAATAAAATCATTATGCTATGCCTATAAAGAGGCTAACAGCATATTCTTTATAGGCAGGGATTTAGATTATTATCAGGTAATGGAAGGAGCTTTAAAAATGAAAGAGATTAGCTATATTCATTGCGAGGCTTATGCAGGAGGCGAACTTAAACATGGTGCTATATCGCTTATAACTGATAATACTCCTGTAATAGCGTTGGCAATACAGGAAAAAATTCTTAGTAAAATGATAAGCAATACAAAAGAAGTAATATCAAGAGGTGCTAATGTTTTGCTTTTTGTTAAAGAAGGTATTGATATAGATAAAGATACTTACACAAAAATAGTATATCTTCCTAAAGTTGAGGATATGTTTATGCCTATAGTTTCCATTGTAGCATTACAGCTATTAGCTTATTATACATCTGTGATAAGAGGCTGCAATGTTGACAAACCTAGAAATTTGGCAAAAAGTGTTACAGTTGAATAAGATAAAATAAAATATTTTATTTTATAGACTTGTTTAAAAACTCAATTTATAAATTTTTAATTTAATATTTTTAAATTATAGCTGGGTCTTCACAGTCGTGCCTACGGAAAAACCCCACCTCTTTTATGATGCGAAGCATGACTTTGATGGAGAAGCAGCCGTGAAAGACTGCATATAATAATTAATACTTAATCTTATAAAGTAGTTTTAAAACAAGTCTAATATTTACTTAATCTTATTCATATATTTTATCAAAATAGAGATTTTTATTTCTTTAAATAAATTATAATTGTATTTTTTTGTTAATTGCTTTATTATTAACATAATTATTAGAGTATTAAAACTATTATTTTATTATAAGGAAAATATTTTGAGAACTATAAGACTTGATATAGAAACCAGAGAAAAAAGTTTTTTATCTCCTGCTGCATCTTTTTCAGCTGACAGCAAAGGAACAGTATACCCTAGAGAAAAAGACGATATAAGAACTATTTATATGCAAGACAGAGACAGAATAGTACATAGCGAATATTTCAGACGCCTTAAAGATAAAGCACAGGTAATAATGCTTTCAGTTGGAGATTTCAGAACCAGACTCACTCATACTCTTGAAGTTATGCAGATAGCAAGAAGCATAGCGAGAGCTTTAAGACTCAATGAAGATTTAGCAGAGGCTATTGCATTCGGTCATGATCTGGGGCATTCACCATTCGGACATGCAGGAGAAAAAGCTATATCAAAATATTTTAAAGGTTTTCATCATTCTTCGCATTCTTTAAGAGTAGTAGAACATTTAGAAAAAGGAAAAGGGCTTAATTTAAGTTTTGAAGTACGAGATGGTATTATAAAGCATACTAAAGGAAAAAACGGAAAATTACTCACAGACTCATCAGGTCCTTCAACTAATGAAGGTATGATAGTGAGGATATCAGACACTATAGCTTATGCCAATCATGATGTTGATGATGCTATAAGATACGGACTTCTTAAACATGAAGATTTACCTAAAGATATAGTTAAAGTTCTTGGCACTACTTATGGTGAGAGAGCTGACACTATGATTATGGGGGTTATAGAAGCTAGTATGGAAAAAATGGAAATTGATATTGATGAAAAAGTTTTAAAGGCTATTAATGATTTAAGAGCTTTTATGTTCAAAACTGTATATGAAAGCAAATCAATACTTGAAGATGTGGAAAGAGTAAATAGAATAATATCAACAATATTTGAATATTTATTAAAGCATAAAGATATGATAGAAGAAGATACTTTATTCAAAAAAGCAGATATTCCTTATAACAGTGATGAAGAATTAGTAAAAGATTATGTTGCTCATCTTACAGATTCTGAGGCAATATCTTTGCATAAAAAAATTACTTATGGAAAATTTAATTATATATAAGCCTAAAAATAAAGAAGAATTAAAAAAATTAACTGATGATGAGAATATAAATCTATACAATGTTGATACAAGTCTTATAAAAGATATGACAGCTTTAGCTGGTATATTTATATGCGTAGGCGAGCATAGCAATAATAAAGCGAGCCGGAGCAGATGACAGCTTTAGCTGGCATCTTTTATATGCGTAAGCAAGCATAGCAATAATAAAGCAAGCCGGAGCAGATGATAGCTTTAGCTGGTATATTTTATATGCAAAGGCAAGCATAGCAATAATAAAGCGAGCCGGAGCAGATGACAGCTTTAGCTGGCATCTTTTATATGCGTAGGCGAGCATAGCAATAATAAAAAAAAATATTCAATAAATCTATTGTGTAAAAATGCAATTAATTATAATATTGTCAAGTTGAAAATAAAAATAAAGTTGGTTATAATAATATATGATGAATAATATTGATATGAATGATAAGCCTAGAGAAGAATGCGGGGTTTTTGGTATTTATTCCAAAGAAATAAAAAAAGATATATTAAAAACTTTAAATTATGCCCTATATGCACTTCAGCATAGAGGTCAGGAAAGTTCCGGAATAACAATATCCAATTATAAACATTTATTTACCTATAAGTCTATGGGGCTTGTATCAGATTTATTTTCTAGTAATATACCTAAAGATACAGAGGGAAATATTGCTATAGGGCATGTAAGATATTCTACTACCGGAGCTAGTAAAATAGAAAATGCTCAGCCTCTTGAAAATCTTTTCAGATTAGGTCAGATTTCAATCGCACATAATGGAAACTTAACTAATGCAGAAGAATTGAGATACAAACTAGAAGAGGAAGGAGCAACATTTAATGCTACTTCTGATACCGAGGTCATTATTAAACTTATAGCTAGAAAAACTGTAAATAATTTTATAGAAGGTATAAAAGAAACTATAAATATTATAAAAGGAGCTTTTGCTCTTGTTATAGTTGTTGATGGAAAACTTATTGGAATAAGAGATCCGCATGGAATAAGACCATTATGTTTAGGTACTAATGCTAATGGAGATTATTTTTTAGCTTCTGAATCTTGTGCTTTGGATGCGGTAGGTTCTGAATTTATCAGAGATATAGAAGCTGGAGAAATGGTTATAATAGACGAAGAGGGTGTAAAATCTTTCAAATATATTAAAGAGGAAGTTAAACATTATCCTTGTGCTTTTGAACATATATACTTCGCCCGTCCTGAAAGCAATATAGACGGCATCAATGTTTATAATGTAAGATTTCAAACAGGCGTATTGCTTGCTAAAAAAAACAAGGTAGATGCTGATATAGTTATAGGCGTACAGGACTCAGGAACTATAGCGGCATTAGGATTTGCTACAGAGAGTAAAATTCCATATAGTATAGGTTTAGTAAAAAATAGATATATAGGAAGAACATTTATTATGCCTGAACAATCTTCAAGAGAAGAAACTGTTAAATTAAAATTTAATCCTTTAAAACACTTAATAGATGGAAAAAGAGTTATATTAATAGATGATTCTCTAGTAAGAGGAACAACAAGTAAAATATTGATAGATATTGTAAGAAGAGCCGGTGCTAAAGAGGTGCATTTCAGATCTGCCTCACCTGTTATAAATAGCCCTTGTTATTACGGAGTAGATATATCTTCTAAAAAAGAACTTATAGGGGCTAAACTATCTGTAGAAGAAATCAGAAAGGAAATTAATGCTGATACTTTAGAATATCTCACTATAGAAGATATGCTTGAAGCTTTAGAAAATCACAATTACTGCATAGGCTGTTTCACAGGAAAATATCCTACTGAAATACCAAATAAGCCTTCAGCTGATAAAACTTGCTGATATAATAAAAATATTTATCTAGTAATTGACTTTTTTATTAATAACTTTATTATATAATTATCAAAAGATATAATAAAGCTGAGGTTAGAAATTATTATGAAAGAAGTTTCTTATAAAATTTGTATGAATGAAGAAGAGTTAGTAAATGCTCTTATGTCAGATGATGATGTTATTTATATAGAACATAAACTTGGAAATAAAGTTTCTAACATAAAAAATACGGGTAAAATTGCATGGGGTGTTCTTATAGGAGGTGTTCTAGTTGCTGTTACTGCTATAGTATCATCAAAAAAATTCGGCAAAGATAAAGCATTAATAGCTTCCTCAGTAGCAACTATCCCTTCTGCAGGTGTAGCAATTATATATATAGGGCTTCCATCTACTATATCGTTAATACAAATACTCATTCAGGCGTATAAAAAAAATGATGGGATTAATGGAGCTAAAGATATAATATTAAAATTAAGAAACAATTATTATATAGCTGAAAATGATAGAGAAAAACTAACCTTGAAAAAGACAGCTGATGAAAAAGTAAAAGAAGTAAAAATAACAGAAATAAAAGAACCAGAACAAAAATAAAATTTAATTAATAAACATAAAAAAGACTTT contains:
- a CDS encoding alpha-amylase/4-alpha-glucanotransferase domain-containing protein; protein product: MKTINLILGNHNHQPVGNFDFVFENTYKNAYKPFLDILEKYKDIKFNFHYTGCLLEWIEKNHPEHIKALKKLAEEKRIEIQSGGFYEPIMPSIPDKDKDIQIKKLNKYIEDNFSITPKGAWIAERVWEPTLVKNLAMNGIKYIMLDDSQFLTTGIDTKNMFGYFITDNENYKLNIFPISQELRYLIPFRDVEKSIEYLKSIATEEGDRVVVLHDDGEKYGDWPGTQKWVYEDKWLEKFFDALTKEKDTIITTTYSEYMERHAPTSRIYIPTGSYEEMLTWVLPAKVQDEFHLKQEELKKAEGNEIISRFMRGGFWRNYFSKYSESNRMNKRMIFTSNMIGEITESNYKEKEEALSYLLKGQCNCPYWHGTFGGLYLNNLRHATYANLIKATSISLEKIYGRKYFLSHNLDFDMDGREEIMISCENAGLVFHTLSGSLIEWDLKKGNPINLIDCLKRREEAYHIAAVRNSNNNQNNNEHVSIHEIAKKVDEKIAKYLVFDKNEKVFGVDHFLSKMPSAEEFQLLKYEENADFYNLHYDVLENLINKDYATVSFEKTSKVNGKDVHLIKRYIINNDGKFSVESIIENKSNEHIEFVYALENNITLLAGHEADRYYIGGNEKISNNLSDCGEYKGTVFGMADESYIKIKVLMEAEEETVFLYMPNFTISDAVDKLEMNYQNSTIVCCKNISLKAGEKVKYKVKLDVQYI
- the glmS gene encoding glutamine--fructose-6-phosphate transaminase (isomerizing); its protein translation is MCGIVGYIGYNNKASDILMHGLTSLEYRGYDSAGISIVDSKNNIITFKSEGKLENLKNILKNQKNIESNIGIGHTRWATHGAPSDINAHPHFTERLTLVHNGIIENYKDIKNDLIKKGYKFLSETDTEAAANLIDSLYEGDPLNAIKKALDIIEGSYAFAIIFKDDVNKLYAVRKSAPLIAALGENENFLASDIPAILKYTNKYILIDDGDIAVLEKNKITIYDKNLKEKDYEILEANWTVEQAEKCGYEHFMLKEINEQPKALLDTIEPRIVHGIPDFKRDGIEDESFWTFFDRVYIIGCGTAMHAAMIGKRLIEDNCRIPVECEIASEFRYKNPILTEKTLSIFISQSGETADTLAALNLVKEKGYKTLAIVNVHSSSIARNADYVIYTYAGPEISVASTKAYSVQMAIMYLITFKIISARRIKDNDYIKTLIKNLLNTIDSVNKVLTMNDEIKSLCYAYKEANSIFFIGRDLDYYQVMEGALKMKEISYIHCEAYAGGELKHGAISLITDNTPVIALAIQEKILSKMISNTKEVISRGANVLLFVKEGIDIDKDTYTKIVYLPKVEDMFMPIVSIVALQLLAYYTSVIRGCNVDKPRNLAKSVTVE
- a CDS encoding deoxyguanosinetriphosphate triphosphohydrolase; this translates as MRTIRLDIETREKSFLSPAASFSADSKGTVYPREKDDIRTIYMQDRDRIVHSEYFRRLKDKAQVIMLSVGDFRTRLTHTLEVMQIARSIARALRLNEDLAEAIAFGHDLGHSPFGHAGEKAISKYFKGFHHSSHSLRVVEHLEKGKGLNLSFEVRDGIIKHTKGKNGKLLTDSSGPSTNEGMIVRISDTIAYANHDVDDAIRYGLLKHEDLPKDIVKVLGTTYGERADTMIMGVIEASMEKMEIDIDEKVLKAINDLRAFMFKTVYESKSILEDVERVNRIISTIFEYLLKHKDMIEEDTLFKKADIPYNSDEELVKDYVAHLTDSEAISLHKKITYGKFNYI
- the purF gene encoding amidophosphoribosyltransferase, which produces MNNIDMNDKPREECGVFGIYSKEIKKDILKTLNYALYALQHRGQESSGITISNYKHLFTYKSMGLVSDLFSSNIPKDTEGNIAIGHVRYSTTGASKIENAQPLENLFRLGQISIAHNGNLTNAEELRYKLEEEGATFNATSDTEVIIKLIARKTVNNFIEGIKETINIIKGAFALVIVVDGKLIGIRDPHGIRPLCLGTNANGDYFLASESCALDAVGSEFIRDIEAGEMVIIDEEGVKSFKYIKEEVKHYPCAFEHIYFARPESNIDGINVYNVRFQTGVLLAKKNKVDADIVIGVQDSGTIAALGFATESKIPYSIGLVKNRYIGRTFIMPEQSSREETVKLKFNPLKHLIDGKRVILIDDSLVRGTTSKILIDIVRRAGAKEVHFRSASPVINSPCYYGVDISSKKELIGAKLSVEEIRKEINADTLEYLTIEDMLEALENHNYCIGCFTGKYPTEIPNKPSADKTC